A window of Eucalyptus grandis isolate ANBG69807.140 chromosome 4, ASM1654582v1, whole genome shotgun sequence genomic DNA:
TTTCAAGACATTTCTTAATTTGCCATGTATCTTAGCTGTAAATACTCTTATCATACCTTTCATGCTATCAGCTCTTTGCTGAGACCTTTATGCATTCCAGAACCAGAAGAGTTCTTCCTCAACATCTACGGGATCAAGGCCTGTAGTTCGTGACAAGATACCTAGAGTAATCAATCCGGTAAATTGCCTCCAGAGATTCTATTACCGCTTTTTAAACTTAGTTGCCACTTTTTACTAATAAATTCTTTTGCTGATTCTTTAAGGTTAAACAGAAGGTTCAAAAGCTGAAGGATACAAGAgactattcatttttattatctGATGATGCTgatcttccttctcctccaaaGCAACCCCCTTCACGAAGTACCTCTGCTCCTACCTCTGGTGTGTTACTACATTCTATATGAAATCTCTAATATATATCTGTTGCCTATATCTTTCATTAATAAGCTTATATGGCTCTTTGTGGTTTTGAAGAGGCACGTCCAGCTAAAATGCCATTGCCAAGCAAACAGGCATCTGGCAGCAATGGTAGAATCCCTCAAAATGTTAGAGATGATAGGAGACCATCTTCCGTAAATGGTCAGAGACCATCTTCCGTAAATGGTCAGAGACAATCTTCCGTAAATGGTCAGAGACAATCTTCGGTAAATGGTCAGAGACAATCTTCCGTAAATGATCAGAGACCATCTTCCGTAAATGGTCAGAGACCATCTTCCGTAAATGATCAGAGACAATCTTCCGTAAATGGTCAGAGACAATCTTCCGTAAATGATCAGAGACCATCTTCCGTAAATGGTCAGAGACAATCTTCTGTAAATGGTCAGAGACAATCTTCAGTAAATGGTCAGAGACAATCTTCTGTAAATGGTCAGAGACCATCTTCCGTAAATGGTCAGAGACCATCTTCCGTAAATGGTCAGAGACCATCTTCCGTAAATGGTCAGAGACTATATTCGTTAAATGGTCAGACAAGCTCTAGAGCAGGCCCAACTAAGGTCTCATCCACTACCAAATCTAATTCGATGTTGGCAGCAGACAAAAGGCAGTTAAATAGTAACAATGGAAATGGTCCTGGGCGGCCTGCAATGTCAAATGGGTCGCAACAAAAGAAACCTCTTGCCATCACAGGGAAGACTTCACAAGTTGCTAAGATTTCCGCTCCTGTGATGTCCAAACCACCAGTTGCAAAAGCACCGACACCTGCTTTGAAGCACAATGCGCAACAGAGAAAGGATGTAGGGAATCCCAACAAATACAAAATTGCACCTAAACAGACAGTTGCTTCAATAAAGCCTCAGGTTTAAGTCCCATCTCTTTGTGCTTGGTTTTTTTGGTATACATCCATACTCATGTAAACTCACAAGAGATGGGCATCTGTTGTTGTCACTTTGGTTCGATGATTATCTGATCTTGTTTCTTATAAACAGATGAACAAGCCTCCAAAACAAATTTCATCCGCTGTTAAACCTCAAGATCATAAGCCCAAGAAGAAGCCTATAAGACCATTCcctgatgatgaagatgatgatgaaatggCTATTAATATGATCAGGCAGATGTTCAGGTGAGTGTCTTTTGTATATTGTCTTTATGCTTCTTCTATGGTCGTTTTACTTGGTTGTTCTATTTCTATCTATATTTGATGGCCTGATAATATTTATGTCTGTGTGCACTTCTGGGAGTAGTTGCATAACTCCTTTCACAAGACTTCTCTGTTCATGAGATGCTTAGTTATAAACAAAACTAAATCTGTCTTCGCTCATGATTTTGAGTTAGTTTCAACAAAGTACTTCAAGCCAATTAAGTAAAGATTCCTTCTGTCTAGATGATCTTTTTATGCAATAATTCAGGAACTTGATGGCAAAGGTTTTTATATTAAATGTTTGTGATGGCCCATTTGGAAAGGCTCAGTGCTTTGCAGACACAAAACATTTGCAGTTGCAATCATACAATTGTTAAGCCTTATCTTGCCACATGAGAATGCATGTATATACACGTATGATATGTCAATCAAAACAACTGGACATGCAATTCTTGATATTTTCCGGTGATTTCTTCCTTCTCCTATAGTTCCTTCCATTCCTTACacgatcaaattaaaataagttGCGGAGGAGGATTTTATATCATGGTAGCATAATCCGTCACTTTCTGTAGATATACAACAATTGCCCGTGGTCCGTAAGATTGTTGCCACATATAATCTTGAGGATCCTGCCCCATATCTACAGGGACAGGCTCTTTCCTGCCTGTTCCCTGCTCCTAGATGAACTTCATTTTCTTGCCCTGCCTGCCTCTCTCCACACAAATCTAACAGTTCCCATTGTATTTCTTAGGAAAAATATGAGCTGCAAATTGAGACTGATGATTATGTTCAACCAAAACAGCAGATATTTAATCATATATCTACTGTTGTCCAAATGGTACAATATTATACTTAAGCAAGATGATAGAAAGTATTCTCTTCAAGTACACGGAAAATAGAAGAGCAGATGACTAATCTGGTGTATTTCCTGCTTTAATTGAGATAGATATTCTGCAAATTCTTCCTCACGGGGCATGTTTTTATAATATGCTATCCTGGACCTAGTCGGCTCGATATTCTGTTGATGCTTTTGTATATGGATTGTATCCTGGTGGTGACACTTAGGTGAAAGGCTattatgatataaaaataaatgttatTTTCCATTTGGGCTATAAGAGAGCATCTAGTTGCCAGTTGATCTTGGTGAGGATAAGCAAACAGGtctcttgaaaatatatgtaggTTAGGTAGGGACTTTTCTTATGCCATGTCTCATTTGTCCCAAAAAGGTCGTCTGACCATATGCTACAGCCACTCCTTTTGTGCGGTTCCCTCCAggctatttctttttctttaaaaaaaaaaaaaaacgctaaAGTTGTTGTGGTATAGTTGTGATCCGGAACACATCGCCATCAATAGCAAGCTATTCGTGTTCACTTGTATGGTAAAAGTGTTTGCTGTTCACAAATCGCCCATGAGTGCTCCATTCCCAATGCTGTTGAGAAGTAGTGGGCGGACTGGGTTCAATGTGAATGATTATGTAGGTTTCCTCAGGTGTTAGAATTATGGTCCTGACATTGTCTATTTACTAACGAGCTGATGTCTTCTCTCAGCACAAGCTTTTTATAAGTTTATCTGATGTATCTTGAGGGAGAATTTGAAATGGCTATGATACCTGGTGTATATAGCTTATCTTTTATAGTTATACTTGATGATATTTGGTTAGATGCTTGATGCTAGTGCTTTAAGATTAATATTCAATCATAATATTGTTGCAGGTATAATCCTCAAAAATATGCTGGTCGGGATGATGACGACAGTGACATGGAAgcaaattttgatgaaattatgaaggaggagaagagaaggTTTGTTTCATGTACCATTTAGTTACCATAGTGGTTGCACAATGATTGTCATGCTTGAACttctttcatatttttgttcaattttttttttttttgacttctgTTTTTCTAGTGTCACGGCACTGTGCATTATTTTATGCTTAAACCAGCGAGCCTACTGTATCTATAGGTTCACTGCCACTGCTACCGCACTGGTCACATTATGAGTGATTTCCTCAGGACCTTATGGTTTCTTTATGACTGGGTTCTGCCACCAAATCAATTTCATAATGTTGTGGAGCGGCCTCATCATAGTGTCATTTGCAGCATGTTTGCCACTGCAAATGGATAAAGCATGAAACTGGGTTGTGGAATCTGTGGGATAGGTGCACCTTTATTTTTATGTGTGAGATGAGAGCTGTCTTACATTTTACATGCTTAGTGCTTGTACGAATAAGATGTGATTTCAGAAAGAAAATGGTGAAGGGATGAAAAATGTTGAAGTCTCTCACCCTTTGAAAAAATCGCCCAACTTAAAATAGTCATATTGATGGTCTTTCTAAATTAAGCCCAACTTGCACTTTGAATTTGAATATGGTGCTGACTATAATTCATGCGAAACATCGCCAAGTAGTCGAATTGATTGTGTTGGTTTTTCTAGATTCCATGTGTAGTGTGTTTGTGCTTTGAGTATTGAGCCAGTGAGTGCTGACCATAATTCGGATTTGTTTGCCTGCTGGGGTGTACAGTGCTAAAATCGCAAGGAAGGAAGATGAGGAGCAACAAAGACTaattgaggaggaggagcgaCAAGAACAGATGAGGAGAATGGCAAAGAAGCGTAAGCTGAACCGCTGACATTAGCCCCAATATTTCGCCTGTCGTAGTTTGTACATTATTCTTTGTCGGATATGATTATACTGTCAGATAATATTAATAATGATCATGATTTTTTCCCTAGGATTACTGATTTCTTGTAAAGccttgttctcaatctttttgttCTAGCGAGTCTGATGGATTTGTCGTCTACAAGCATTTGCTAATCTACTCTGCTAAATACTCACTGTACCAATTCAAATATTTGTATTATGAGACTGGCGATACCCTGCGAGTGCGATTCATTAAAAACATCGAGACAGCCCGATGACGTCTTTAGGAATGCCTCATTACAGAAGTCAAGCCAAAAGGCAATGACTTCGATTCATTGGTGAGATGAAGCTAAAGATGCATGAAGACGAAGAAACCATTTTAAGATGAGGATGACTGCTGAATTGAAGAATGGTACATTTCTTTCGGGCTTTTTTATTCCGGAACGGTACATGTGAGCTGACGAGGAGCTCATGGCTTGCATCTATTAAGTGATCATATGGATCGTAGAGCTGTGTCCTTTCAGCGGCAGGTGCCCAACTGCCACACTAAGTCCCAAGACCGAGAGCAAGACCAAATCGAGTCCAAGACCAAACTCGAAGAAGCGATCACTCGTAACTTCCCACAAATGAGTCGATCAAATCTTGACTTCATTATGGATCgcattttctatgcaattttcGAGCACTCTAACATGGTCAATCCCTTtagaccaacaaaaaaaaaaaagttggttaGTCCCTAATCCTACATTaataagtgtcataattttaaCCTCCACTTGAATGCCTTGATTGATTCAAAACTATGGCACTCAAATAAATGTTTTTAGAAATTGTAACGTCCAAATAGTAAAAAGTTTAAAAGTTTCAAGTGgttaattaaaaagttatatgGCACTTAGAtggttagaaaaaaaaaaatatatgttgtaccATTGAGTGTGTCATATATAAGTTAAGACATTtgagtgataaaaaaaaatatggtacAGAAATGAGTCTttacaaaaattatgacacttattGTATCATTTTCCTTGTCTTGGATTATATGTACCAAAAGGGCACTGTAAAgagcatttcaatttctttaatcaCTCCAATTCACTATAGTTAGGATATATAGTTAAGTGTTAGcctcaaaaataagaaatatcgAAACCCAATTTGCTTTCATACGAATGAAATAGCCTATTTCATGCTAATCAAGTAATTTAAGAGTAAGTAGGGAGCTCCTCCAATTCCGCATGAATTGCAGAATCAAAGAATTAGTCCTCCAAATTGGGCTAATTCAAAAAGTTCTGATCGAATTAcaatcaaaagaggaaaaaagaatcaaaccaTCTGTCCATTTTGCGAATGAAATAAATCCCTAAGGACATAACTACATCTATCCGCCTTCTTCAGCTTAAGAAGAGAGCTCTTGGCTTTGCACCTACAAAATAGCATTTTGAAACTTGAGCATGGTGAGGTAATTATTAAGTGGTCTCGAATCTTCTCTCAATTCATAATTTGTTTAAAGGGTGAAACTTTCTCTCATATTTATAAACTGATAATTGACCTCTTTTTATAATTAATGTGGAATAGGTCTCTCCCTCATATATTAGACCTTCGATTGGAGCAACGATAACCCATATCTTCTGTGTAATTGTTGGATCAGCTCTTCCATAGTTGATGTGATATAACCCCAACAATCTCCCATTACACATTAGGGATTGAGTCAGCGTGGCAACAACCCTTATCTTCAATAGATTTTTTAAGAACCTGAACTCTGATACAAAGCATAGTGTCATGCTTCTTCATGGCAAATTTTTCACgttaaatttgaataaaagtGGCCCATTGCAAGATGTTAAAATGTCAAAATTGTCAGAGTCCATTACTGGAAATTACAAGATATTCAGATCTCTCTGTATAGATCTGCCATTAAACTTCTTCAGTAGTCCAACTGCTACACAAACTTCAAGAAGTCATACCTCAAGGTTTCCCCAAAATCCACCCTGCAAAACCCTCAACCCCAACTCTGATCACAAGAAACACACaattcaactaaaatgacaaaatctcatcttcatcatctgcAAAAACGGAAAAGAAAATCCCACGAATTCAGAGGGACGTTTTGGGaaataatctataaaaaaaagagcaaaaactACCTTAAACCCTAGAAACCCTCAATTTCCCATGCAAGAACAAGATGCGTTCCATGCAAAAAACCCAGTCAATGAACAACACCTTCATCTTCAAAAACCCCCAAAACTAGACTCAGAGACCCATGATGGGCCTACCCTATACTAGCGTCACTCTCTACTAAATCTTCTTCCCTGAAAAATCCGAAGATCTCTTACGTTCCAACCCACGAAGAAAAACAAGACAGAAAAAGCTAAAAGAAGAAACCCTTTTTTCAGGTTAATTAATAAGAAGCTTTCATTACTGCTGCATTTACACACCCTGTGTTGCTGCAAAAACCAAGAACCGAGATATTTTTCTTATTCAGGCCACTTTTGATTGGTGTTCTTGAAAAGGGTCGTGGAAAAGTGGTCTTTTCCCTGTATTTTCAACTGCATAAAGTTTCCAAtatttcagagagagagagatgttgatGTGATCCAATCGACAAAAGCAGAAAGCAATGGCTGTCCATGCGTGGGAACAGTTCTTTAAATTTTGCCCTGCACcaaaagatagagagagggacGGGGGGAGACTGTATTTCCTTTTTGGCCAGAAATGAGATGTTTAAGTTCACCATACTTCcacaaacaaaataataaaattgtatatatacatacattGATGGGCATGAGTATACTGTTTGAGTATTTTAATCAAGAAAATGATACATTCCACTATGCACAAAATCATAGTCAATGACTCAAAATGGTACTTttttaaaacagaaaaaacatCAAAGAACGCTCTTAAAAGCatttatcaaattctaaatgaagAGGGTTTCGGCCGACGAATGAATGGATGTACTGATGATGATTCCTATCGCATGCAAACAGATTCAATTAAAGAAAGCCAAGAGAGGCCTGCGCGCACGAGGCTCGAGAGCACGGTGCCTTTCGCATTCATCCCATTAAGATGGAGGGGAGGGCCTcgaattccaaaaaaaaagaaaaaagaaaagaaaatgacagcCGAAGAAAGGGAATTTAAAATTATGATAAAGCTATCTCTGGAGCAAGCACCCCTTAGTCCAGCGGAGCTCTTGCTTCGTAGCCCATATGTCAAGACATATCATCATCCAATCCATGCATGTTCAATAGAAACATGGACACATCACGGTTCCATCCATCATCCATGGCCGggtaaaaccaaaaaaagaagaaaaaaatattgtgcATTAACCTTGGTCGTTATATATCCATGCATGCTTAGATTTAGTTTCGTGTTCAAATTTATATCCTCTAACAGTGAGTTTGTAAATTATTCCTAATTTCACCAAcaatgaattgacaaaaaatgtctttatttattttagtagTAAGAGTATTTCAAGGGGTAATTGGCAAATAATCACCCTCTTCGAACATCAGGATAATAATCTCATGCCCATTATGAATATTAAATTCAAGTCattattatttacacaaaaCTTGATACTTGAAAAACAAGATTGGCGAGCTCCCCAGTACAACTCCACCAAGATTTTAGTGGATATGAAACCTCTTCACGCAAGATACAAGCCATCTTATTCAAAAGTTTGGTCATGATGTTAATCAAACCGgtgattttatgaaaaatacGTGACCCTTTTCCTATTTGTCCAACCACCTTGAAGGTGATTATGTCCCTATCATGCTCCTAGAAAAAGGCATGTTTTGTCTGGACTTTGAACACACTATCTATCagagattttattttatcatgaatcaaatcaaactcGCAGGAGTGTCTTAATCAAACTTGATAGGATTTAcaatttatttcttgatttttcaaaacactaagatttcacttttttaaaagttttctGCGTGCATAATTTCGGTAGGTGGCATTACTTTACACATTGGGAAGTTAGGCGGAAAGATAATTCTGTAAAATCACATGAAATAGTCTAAAGTGATGCAAAAATCATATTCTAAACTAAGGTCATCAGGTGCAAATGTTGTCAACTCAAATTTAAAATCGCAAAATAatactagaaaagaaaaatgcaagtgatgaaatatttgagtgaaaaataaaaagcaactTTCCCTTTGTGGGGTCtaaagaaaatacataaataattaaaaattaattaacggcaacattatcaaaatcaaatctcaatttcctcTTATGTCTGATCAGTGATGCTAAGGACATTAGCCTATGTGTACGGGGTTGTTGGTACAACTAGAAAGAGGTGTCCggtttccaaaaaattgaaaaccttaAAAATTGCTGTCGTTGCCGCTTAGAAAGTGTCATGAGAGTCTGGAGTTCTTGCCCGCCAATTGGCTAGCTCGGACCATCATTTTAAGACTACATCGATCACTTCGGGGTCTTATGAAGTCTACATAAATCAAActgtttttctttattcaaaGATTTCAGCCGCATTAGGTCAAAATACTCAAATAAGGAGGAAATTGTCCAATCGGTCCTTAACTAAATCCATTGAACAATTGATAATTCGGtcattaatattttaattttgccaattaactATTAAATAGCCcgaaatttcaatgtagtcattttggTTGAAAGACTACTGACAATAACTCGATCATCACATCAGTAATATCATgcgaaaatatattaaattttcgtgtaaaggtttaaaattaaattgataaactataaaatttaaaactaaattaacattcgtataagtttatgacttaCCGAGTAATCTTTCCTAGACATTAGTGAGTTCgccctttgttttttcctttggcTGAGAAGCGAAGGACAAGACAAAGGGAGCATGGGGATTTACGGTTACGGGGACATGTTTGGTCAATTTCAATAGGGACAGGGACAAGCCTTCGT
This region includes:
- the LOC104440708 gene encoding LOW QUALITY PROTEIN: protein spt2 (The sequence of the model RefSeq protein was modified relative to this genomic sequence to represent the inferred CDS: deleted 1 base in 1 codon) → MRGYDRDVSSALAVVHSPPLWGTPDSRSFREYEDYDDYEEDGGEQGEEYEEEEEEEEEPRPSKEEVDYLEFRQKLKEGIRKEKMKEEGVSASQDRKKLPNDNYGSFFGPSKPVIAQRVILESKSLLENQHLATRVLQSQYKNQKSSSSTSTGSRPVVRDKIPRVINPVKQKVQKLKDTRDYSFLLSDDADLPSPPKQPPSRSTSAPTSEARPAKMPLPSKQASGSNGRIPQNVRDDRRPSSVNGQRPSSVNGQRQSSVNGQRQSSVNGQRQSSVNDQRPSSVNGQRPSSVNDQRQSSVNGQRQSSVNDQRPSSVNGQRQSSVNGQRQSSVNGQRQSSVNGQRPSSVNGQRPSSVNGQRPSSVNGQRLYSLNGQTSSRAGPTKVSSTTKSNSMLAADKRQLNSNNGNGPGRPAMSNGSQQKKPLAITGKTSQVAKISAPVMSKPPVAKAPTPALKHNAQQRKDVGNPNKYKIAPKQTVASIKPQMNKPPKQISSAVKPQDHKPKKKPIRPFPDDEDDDEMAINMIRQMFRYNPQKYAGRDDDDSDMEANFDEIMKEEKRSAKIARKEDEEQQRLIEEEERQEQMRRMAKKRKLNR